Below is a genomic region from Pleuronectes platessa chromosome 2, fPlePla1.1, whole genome shotgun sequence.
GTTGGTATGTTGGTGAGACTGGCTCCTGGCCCGCTGCCTTCATCTTGCCCCAGTTGCTGTAGGTGGTGCGGGAGGTGTGGCATTAAGAttggggttgtgtttgtgatttggGGTTGGGATTGGGATTAGGATTGGGTTTGGGTTTAGGATCGGGATTGGGGTTGGGGTTggggtttgggttagggttgggattggggttagggttagggttggggttgGGAGGCGTAGGGGCAGGGGGAATGTAGCACCCTTTCTTATGCCACTGCATGTCCCGCACCCGTCGGACGGACTGGATTTGAGGTGCAGTGGCTCCCCAATCATTCCAGTGCTTGAAGTCTCCATTCTCAAACACGTACTGGCTCCCTCTGTAGCCTGGATACCTGTATCCCACCCACCTGCAGAGCGAAGGCAATGAGTAACATATCACATTTGTGGGTTAGAGAACTGGGCAATATaataacagaacaaaacaacgaGTAATATTTATGTCTGAGAGGGTTGCAGCTTACGTTCCACTGACAACCTTAGCACTGGCCACACGGTCCTGGAAACCATACGCCCACAGACTCGGGACATCATCATCAACTATCTCCATCTTTCTGCCTTCAAAGCCTGCCATCTCAAAGAGGTGCAGCATGTGATCTGCACTGTCCTGGAGAGAAATTCATCAGATTTGAGAATGACTTGCAAGAGGTTACATCTGCTAACATCACATCCATGATACTGACCACTTTCAGGGGCCTGAATGAGCTCAGGCTGTAGGTACTCTGCCAGTTGATCCAGTTGGTCCAGGTGCTCCAGCGAGGATACTCTCCTCTCTCCAACACATACTGCTCTCCTGCAAAACCTGGACGCTCAAACCCAACCCACCTGAGGACATGGAGAAAACACATCACGTATCAATACAACAATTTTACCCTGAGCAGGTTAAACAACTTGGATGAGGGGGGAACTGAATCGCTCACGGTCCAGACTCCACGATGACTGAGCCAACTTGCTGTGTCTTCTCCCACAGGTCTTTACATTCACCCGACAACTCCACCTTCTTCCCACGAAAGTTCTCAAACTCAAAAACCGCCAACTGCAAGGCAAGAAGAGTTGGGGAGATGATGGTGTGATCAGCAAAGTCCCAGGCCCATGATGATTCTGactttttcatttcaacatCAACAGAAAAACTTTTGTGAAAACGTACCTTATATGTTGCACCGGCTCCTCCTTGGCCCTTGTGTGCAGGCAGCTGGTCTGGGGTTCCCTGCTGTTCTGTCATTTTCCCTCTACAAAGCACAACAACtaaatgtttagagattttGCATTATTATTTTCACTACATGAATATAATACACTGACATAATACACTGGTGTATCCTGCAACCCTGGAAACATAATATTACTTTAACACATGGTTGGTAGTAACAAACCTGCTTAGGCACAATCCATTTGCTCATAAGCAAAACATAAAACCAAATATTTGCATATCTTATTTTACTCTACTCTGTAGTTGTGTCTGTTGCAAAGGCTATACAGGTAAACAACATCAATAGGGCACACGCAAATGCCTCTTAGCAAGCTATCATCTGCAGATGGAAGAAGAAATACGAGAGCTTAAGATAGAAAAGGCCTCTCAGGTATAGAGGGatgatcttttttttgtcttttacctGGATGGCTTGTGCTTCACTGCAACACGTAGgagcctcgctctctgtctttcctctgtctTATCTCTCTTTACTGTTTGTCTCAGGGTGAGGGTGTGGGTGTGCAGGCCTGGCGAGCGGGTCGGTGGAGGCCCGCGGGGTATTTATGGTTTATTTCTGGCCACAGCAGCAAAAAGCCTGTTGATGCAGCAAGTCTGTCGTGCCCATTGTGTCCGTCACACTGCATCTCAATAGGCTTGCCCCTCTGTCCCTGGCAAACTGGCAAACACTGCCTGGCTCTGCCCATGCTGCCATCCTGACCATGATCCTATAGTGGGCACACGCACCAGTTGCCAGCCAAGAGAATGTGCAGGGATCAGTCTCACTCAGCACTATCGGCCCCACCCAGCTATCTTTATCTGCACTCTCCCATCTTCTACTTgcttctttatctttatcttcatCCAGCATCCAAAAAGCTGCATCAGATTTTTGGCTTCCTCATGGTGCCATGGTGATAATAGTATCCTCACCTGATAGTAATAGTATCTTGGAAAAGAGTGACGTAATAATCATTTGCCCTGACCACAGCAGGCAAACTTCAACCATATATTGATCCACTGGTTAGCAAGATTGAATCCACAGCCATAAACCTTGGTATCAGATTTGACTCTTAATAAAATGTTGAGGCCAGTGTCTATAACCTTATTAAATCTTATTACGTTCATCTATGAAATAAATCTAAAATCTTATCAGCTCTAAGTGGGGAAATGTGAATTCTAACCTTTTGTAAtgaatgcatttttttattccttATCTTTTATGGTAAATGCTCCTCTCATCTGACACAGTATTCTTCACAGTCTTTGCATGACACACTTGTTTAAGTGCCAGCACCTCACTGCAAGTCCATTGGCAGGAGAATATAAAATGACCTGGAGTTCTTGCCACCACCAAAATGTTATTATAGTGTTGACCATGCATATAGTGTTGACTCAGTGTTAGATAATGTGTCACTCATCTAACAGGTGTAACTCATTCCTTCCTCATTTTCACATCAGATGTGATGAGTCCATCTGCAGGTGCTGCATTAAATCTCAGACAGACCTGCACTGACTTGGCTCCTTATTCAACAGCAGTTACCACCACACACCTGGACTACTGCAATGCACTGTTTGAACGTCCCAGTCCATCCTCAGTGTCTCTGCTTCAGCAGGTGCAGAACCTCAAAACcaacatcaaaacaaacaggGCACATATCGCTCCAATTCTTGTCTTACTTCATTAGCTGCCGGgttaaatttaaaatagattttaagaTTATATTAACAACTTTAAAACCCAGCACAATCTGGGTTTTATTTTCCAGTTTTATTTTCCAGAGCATTTTCCTTAATGCTTCAAGACTTGGAGACTTGTTTTTGGTGTGTTGCATGCATTTTGTAAAGCCCATTGTCACCTTGTTTAGATAGGTGCTatagaaaaatatttatttattataataaaaggcCACTTGTGATACAAGAGTGAGattatttattcagtttaaaactgatgaatAGGCCAATGATTCTTAATTCTCCATTGTCACTTATCTATGAAGATATGCAGAGTAAGTTtcccataaaaaataaatgatactCCATTGTATTTCATAGAAAAGGTTTTAATAAAGGTCCCTCGATTTCCTGTTATCATACAGACAGTTGATCATAAATGATTACAGCATTGATGACAGTCAATCATTAACGTTTAAAAAAAGCACTTGGAAAATAATTTCAagctgatgaaaacatttgttttgagatttaacaaaacaaactctTTAAGTCCATTACAGCATTTTTGCATCTTCCTCCCAGCTCACTGCTGATGTTCTGATAAGCTAGTGGCCATTTTAATAAAACCAGGGACTGTATCCTTACATGTTGGTCAACTTTGAAGAGAAGTAAGGCATTCAAGgtgttcaaaaaagaaaaagaaaatcccatGACCCTGTTACAACAATTATCTACTTGATTAATCTATCGCACTGTATGGAAGATAATTTGCTATGTTTCTTAAAGTGCTAGGTAGTTTTAGTTGGGACGATTTGTGATTGGTAAAATAATGCAAAAGGCATTTTATACAATTCCCACTAAATACACACAATTTGCGATCCATCATCTATATTCAGTAGTTccagtatatacagtataggtgtgcatgtgtatgatGGTACGTACTCTGCTGAAGGTCTGTTTTTATCAGTTCCTGTCGGAATGTGATGGACTTGGAAATTCAGACAATAAGACAGTGCATGGCTTTTTTCTAAATTATATTGGGGTGTTCGACCTCCACTCAGCCTCTGTACAACAgtcaataaaacataaaacttgGCATTAAAACATCACATCCTTGGCacaattatttaatttacaagATCAAAGTTCTCGGGGGGCCTCTATATCCAGAAAACCCTCCTCTGATGTACCAGTAAAGGTTCAAAATAAGGCACTCGAGGTGGAAAATGGAGCAATGACGTCTGTCAGGAGCATCAGCGGCTGAGATGAATTGATTCTTGCTCAAAGGCCATGGCACAGTATCCTAAAGGCAACAAGAGATACAGAAAGCTTAGAAAAAAGTTTCAAACCAAAACAGACATTTAATAAAATTGAATCAGCATTTATCACATAGGTTAGATAGGTTTCCACACATGGTAGCCAAGTAGTGCTTTAAGCCACATTGGTCTCCACTACCTGTACATCACAGTGACTCTGCTCAGACATGgttttaacatctgtcctgagtgatctgatcacaagttcAGCACTTAGTCTGAATGCATCCAAATGTGTCCTCAAAGTGTCCTCAGATCAAAAACTAAATATGGAGGTGGTCTAGCACACATGTGCCcacattcttttttctttgtgaaCGCAAAAttgtcctgggccacatatgaaggactgCCTACttagctgacgtcctctgagcTGCTACTGTTTCGCAATTAAGCAAACAAATGTTgataacacacccacacaaatgcAGTGACGTTGGACACGTCTCttaactcagactgggtaaaaacaatataacatGGACCGAAATTCTGAAAGTGTGAGAtcagatcacaagtggtcacaggacaAACATTCACTATAcattttaataccaggtgtgaacagaaaAGTTCCATATAAACAAACTGCATTCAGGTACAGCGATGACATTTTACCCACAGTGCAGTCCTGATAGGAGAaaatgttgcaaaaatatgGACCATTTCCTGTATAATCTTTTCTGTTACAGTCTACATTAAGTGACGTGAGTGTTACTGACAGCCCCGCAGAAAGCTTCAAACCATTCACACTCTATTATTGCAAACCTATTGAGCTGTCTTTAATCATGACTTAGAGGCAAATTAGTCCTTTTAAATAATGCTTTGACTAATAATTCACTCCTACGGTAACACATTGCATAAGCCAAATGCCAA
It encodes:
- the LOC128457205 gene encoding beta-crystallin B3; amino-acid sequence: MTEQQGTPDQLPAHKGQGGAGATYKLAVFEFENFRGKKVELSGECKDLWEKTQQVGSVIVESGPWVGFERPGFAGEQYVLERGEYPRWSTWTNWINWQSTYSLSSFRPLKVDSADHMLHLFEMAGFEGRKMEIVDDDVPSLWAYGFQDRVASAKVVSGTWVGYRYPGYRGSQYVFENGDFKHWNDWGATAPQIQSVRRVRDMQWHKKGCYIPPAPTPPNPNPNPNPNPNPNPNPNPNPNPDPKPKPNPNPNPNPKSQTQPQS